A single genomic interval of Kogia breviceps isolate mKogBre1 chromosome 6, mKogBre1 haplotype 1, whole genome shotgun sequence harbors:
- the CCNI gene encoding cyclin-I isoform X1, whose product MKFPGPLENQRLSFLLEKAISREAQMWKVNVPKMPTNQNVSPSQRDEVIQWLAKLKYQFNLYPETFALASSLLDRFLATVKAHPKYLSCIAISCFFLAAKTVEEDERIPVLKVLARDSFCGCSSSEILRMERIILDKLNWDLHTATPLDFLHIFHAIAVSTRPQLLFSLPKLSPSQHLAVLTKQLLHCMACSQLLQFKGSMLALAMVSLEMEKLIPDWLPLTIELLQKAQMDSSQLIHCRELVAHHLSTLQSSLPLNSVYVYRPLKHTLVTCDKGVFRLHPSSAPGPDFSKDNSKPEVPVRGTAAFYHHLQAANGCKHTSAKRKVEEMEVDDFYDGIKRLYNEDNASENVGSVCGTDLSRQEGHTSPCPPLQPVSVM is encoded by the exons AATGTTTCTCCATcccagagagatgaagtgatTCAGTGGCTGGCCAAACTCAAGTACCAATTCAACCTTTACCCAGAAACATTTGCTCTGGCTAGCAGTCTTTTGGACAGGTTCTTAGCTACTGTAaag GCCCACCCAAAATACCTAAGTTGTATTGCAATCAGCTGTTTTTTCCTAGCTGCCAAGACTGTTGAGGAAGACGag AGAATACCAGTACTGAAGGTGTTGGCAAGAGATAGTTTCTGTGGATGTTCTTCGTCTGAAATTCTGAGGATGGAGAGAATTATTCTGGATAAGTTGAATTGGGATCTTCACACAGCCACACCATTGGATTTTCTTCACATT ttccaTGCCATTGCAGTGTCAACTAGGCCTCAGTTACTTTTTAGTTTGCCCAAACTGAGCCCATCTCAACATTTGGCAGTCCTTACCAAGCAATTACTTCACTGTATGGCCTGCAGCCAACTTCTGCAATTCAAAGGATCCATGCTTGCCCTGGCCATGGTTAGTTTGGAAATGGAGAAACTCATTCCTGATTGGCTTCCTCTTACAATTGAACTGCTTCAGAAAGCACAG ATGGACAGCTCCCAGTTGATCCACTGTCGGGAGCTTGTGGCACATCACCTTTCCACTCTGCAGTCTTCCCTGCCTCTAAATTCCGTTTATGTCTACCGTCCCCTCAAGCACACCCTGGTGACCTGTGACAAAGGAGTGTTCAGATTACAtccctcctctgccccaggccCAGATTTCTCCAAGGACAACAGCAAACCAGAAGTGCCAGTCAGAGGTACAGCAGCCTTCTACCATCATCTCCAGGCTGCCAATGGGTGCAAGCATACCTCTGCTAAACGCAAAGTAGAGGAAATGGAAGTGGATGACTTCTATGATGGGATCAAACGGCTCTATAATGAAGATAATGCTTCAGAAAACGTGGGTTCTGTGTGTGGCACTGATTTATCAAGGCAAGAGGGACATACTTCCCCTTGTCCACCTTTGCAGCCTGTTTCTGTCATGTAG
- the CCNI gene encoding cyclin-I isoform X3, with amino-acid sequence MTPRHHCEAYSCAGEEEEEEEEEEEKNVSPSQRDEVIQWLAKLKYQFNLYPETFALASSLLDRFLATVKAHPKYLSCIAISCFFLAAKTVEEDERIPVLKVLARDSFCGCSSSEILRMERIILDKLNWDLHTATPLDFLHIFHAIAVSTRPQLLFSLPKLSPSQHLAVLTKQLLHCMACSQLLQFKGSMLALAMVSLEMEKLIPDWLPLTIELLQKAQMDSSQLIHCRELVAHHLSTLQSSLPLNSVYVYRPLKHTLVTCDKGVFRLHPSSAPGPDFSKDNSKPEVPVRGTAAFYHHLQAANGCKHTSAKRKVEEMEVDDFYDGIKRLYNEDNASENVGSVCGTDLSRQEGHTSPCPPLQPVSVM; translated from the exons AATGTTTCTCCATcccagagagatgaagtgatTCAGTGGCTGGCCAAACTCAAGTACCAATTCAACCTTTACCCAGAAACATTTGCTCTGGCTAGCAGTCTTTTGGACAGGTTCTTAGCTACTGTAaag GCCCACCCAAAATACCTAAGTTGTATTGCAATCAGCTGTTTTTTCCTAGCTGCCAAGACTGTTGAGGAAGACGag AGAATACCAGTACTGAAGGTGTTGGCAAGAGATAGTTTCTGTGGATGTTCTTCGTCTGAAATTCTGAGGATGGAGAGAATTATTCTGGATAAGTTGAATTGGGATCTTCACACAGCCACACCATTGGATTTTCTTCACATT ttccaTGCCATTGCAGTGTCAACTAGGCCTCAGTTACTTTTTAGTTTGCCCAAACTGAGCCCATCTCAACATTTGGCAGTCCTTACCAAGCAATTACTTCACTGTATGGCCTGCAGCCAACTTCTGCAATTCAAAGGATCCATGCTTGCCCTGGCCATGGTTAGTTTGGAAATGGAGAAACTCATTCCTGATTGGCTTCCTCTTACAATTGAACTGCTTCAGAAAGCACAG ATGGACAGCTCCCAGTTGATCCACTGTCGGGAGCTTGTGGCACATCACCTTTCCACTCTGCAGTCTTCCCTGCCTCTAAATTCCGTTTATGTCTACCGTCCCCTCAAGCACACCCTGGTGACCTGTGACAAAGGAGTGTTCAGATTACAtccctcctctgccccaggccCAGATTTCTCCAAGGACAACAGCAAACCAGAAGTGCCAGTCAGAGGTACAGCAGCCTTCTACCATCATCTCCAGGCTGCCAATGGGTGCAAGCATACCTCTGCTAAACGCAAAGTAGAGGAAATGGAAGTGGATGACTTCTATGATGGGATCAAACGGCTCTATAATGAAGATAATGCTTCAGAAAACGTGGGTTCTGTGTGTGGCACTGATTTATCAAGGCAAGAGGGACATACTTCCCCTTGTCCACCTTTGCAGCCTGTTTCTGTCATGTAG